The nucleotide window ggaagccatgactgttaaagcaggataaaatggactgccttcaaattgattctgacttatggcgaccctatgaatagggttttcatggtaagcggtattcagaggtggtttaccattgccttcctctgaggctgagaggcagtgactggcccaaggtcacccagtgagcttcatggctatgtagggattcgaaccctggtctcccaggtcatccaTTCTACCACCTCCAGACTCTGCTACTTTGTTGTGCCCCATATACAAGTGATGACGAGGGTGAAGAGATAGTAGTGGAGCATAGAAAGAATGGGAGGGGTGTGGGAATGCTTAGACAAGTAGAGCAGGGAGGCAAGCAATCACCTCCTGAATGGATGGGAGAGGCAGCATGGGGTGCAGTGGACTCAGTCCAGTAAAAACCTAGGTTCAAATCAATGCTCAGTTCATTGGAAGACCTGGGCCAGTCATTATGCCTCACCCTAGATTGCAGTGACCTGGTTTTGAATTCTTGCTCTGCCGGTAGACTCACTTTGAACCAGCTGCTGTCTCCTAGGTTCACCCATCccacctcacatggctgttgtgagggAAAGGGCCATCACTGTCTTGAGCTTTCTGGAAGAAAGATTGGAggaatgtgattttttaaattttttttaaagttacaataaATGTCAGAAATTTGGTGTGTGTTGACTTTTACTGGCAATTCTGAAGACTGGAGAAGCCCCGTCCCCCGCTTCTGACCCAGAGTAGAACTGCCACCTGTCAGACTGACATGATGTGCCTAAGAGACACAACAAGGTATAGCAGACCCTTTATCCAGCACATGTGCggaaaaaggagagggggaaaccaAACACAGAAGGTTTGCCAAAAAAGAGACGGGCACCTAACGCGAACAGCAGGCAACTAATTTCTCACACATATGTGAACAACCGGAAGATCACAGTCCAGCCTGCCACCTTGCAAGACAAATTATATTCCTGGCTCTCTGCTACCAGCACAGAAAGAGAGACGAAGGGTTGGCAATTTTTTCACACGCCTCTACAAAACACTGCTGTTAaacaaggaggagaaggaagaggaagaaggaactcTTCTCCACCCCGGTGTTTGGCAAGCCGGGCAGTGTATGAATGTCGGATGAGAAAGGCCACCctattcccctcctctctccaccCGGTGCCAAAAGCAACACAGAAGCAGATCATCCCTCCTGACGCTTTCTTTGCAGCTCTTGCAGCAAAACTCCACCCTTTTTTAAATTTAGGTCTCCTCCCCCTCGGGAAGAAGGAGGAGCCAAAGAGCTCAGCAGCCTCTTCCCGGAAGCTGGCGTGGTCCGTCTGTGCGCACCCGCTGTCCGTTGCGTCTTCGTGAAATTGACAAGAGCCTGCTAACTGGGTGAGGGTCTTCTGCAGTTTCTCTTGAGCGCCCCTTCTCCTCTGCCTCTCTAAATTgacttcttctgctgctgctgtttgcttgcttgcacccttcctccccttctgtgTGATTTGCCCTCCACCCCATACCGGAGGGGGGCTGCCCTAAGGGTGAGAAGTTAGGGGTTCTACTAGGCAGCAGGGTGTGGTTGCAACAAAACAGAATTAAAGAGAACGGATCTCTCCGTTTttgaaaagaggaggggggaaggaagaaagaaaggaagtgGGGCAGAGATGAGACCCACTGGTTCACTTCTAAAAAGATTTTAggtctctgtcccccccccaatgtagAATTACTGCAATGGGGTTCCTTCCTGCTTGAAGCCTCTTTCCAGTAATTCTGCAGTGGGGAGGAAAAAGGggactgtgattttttttagtgaTGGGTGAAGCACTCTGCATGTGCTCCGAGCTTGTATTTCAGTAGCTCAGGTTTGAGAATTCGTCCTTTGATAGATTCCTGGGACTCCTGGGATTCTGCCCAACAAGAGCGGGCCTCTTCTTGCCCAATGCCAGAAAAAGAATAGTAGAGCCCTCAAATCTTCATTGACCTACCAACAATGCCAGGAGTTTGGATACGGGTGTCCTGGCCTTCCGCAGCTTAGAAACCATGGCATGGACACTCTTGAGCTTGCCGCCTTTTCTTAATATTTTGGCAGAGCTTCTTTGCAACATGGGAAAAGGCAGGATTATGATGATGGTgcttccacctacctctcccagcATGCAGAAAGCTTTTTTCCTGTTGACTTTTTGCTTCTTGTGCCAAATCCAGTTAATAGGAAACTGGGCACCTGTAGCATCCAGTGGTCTTTACTCTTCCACATCTGAGAGTAATCCCCTAAGAAATGTGAACTGCAGactcttctccccacccacccccattttgTGCCAACCTCACAGGAACACGTGAAGCTGCTCTattatgctgcaacagaccattgatccatctagtttagtattgtctacactgactgacagcagctctccaaagtttctgataggggatgttcccagccctacctgaagatgctgggaattgtatctgggacatcttgcatgcaaagcagatgctctgccactaagctacaacCTTTCCCAGTAtttcattcacacatgcacacactgttgACTTGTAGCATAGAGGTTTATATATAACTGCCGCTCTAATTTGGTATTTTCAACTCAAATCGGTGCAATAGCATTATGGTTCTAGGTAAGGGAACATAACACAGGTGCATATAACATTGTTCAGACAGGTCACTGACTGACTGGCCAAAACCCTGGGAAATGAGGCCTCAGGCATGAATACATATTAAGTTATTTATCTGGAGAAAGTACAGTTGGCTTTCAAAGGAAAATATAATTAACGCATCTGTTGTGGCAGTGTTTGCTGATACAACAGAACGCACTTCCCTTCTGGAGTTGAGATTAAAACTCCAGCCCTCCTCCTCATAATCTCATTAGGCATGGAGGTCAGCAACCATCAATCCTGGGCTCAAATCTGCTCTGCCCAAGGGATACCTTTTCCACCCTCCCCTACCCCACTAGCCAACTCAGTGTCAAGGCTGAATTTGTATGGAAGAACTTGCTGGGGAATCCCATCCCATTGCCCTCTGTCACCTCCAGAGATGACCCTCTAGTACATCCTAGTTGACTGAGACACAAAACCTGTGTCTGTGGTTCAGACTGCATGTGAGAACTCACATGACTGAGTGCTCCTCTGTAGAACTACTATGTATTCTTATTTTAAATCCGTACACATTGAAACTAAGTCAGGGGAAGGCTTCTAGCCTAGTTTTatcctgacatgctagctttctatgtgcagggaggaTATAATATATAACAGGTTCCCAACCTGTGGTCTGACggctgtctgtggatttgtggaaaTTGATACATCTACTgcattgaatattcatattgatttttaattgtatttatattgcttcttttatttcctatgttgtattttgctgtattacaatttgaattctgtagaatAACAATTACTACAATgggcagaaaaaacattaagtggtccaccaaggctctcagcaattttcaagtggtccatgggaaataTATATACTGATATAtaatatggatttttttaaaaaaaatccctctacGTGGAAAACTAGGTACTAGCCTAAGTTTTCCCTGACATGCTAGATTTCAGTGTGCAGAGAGGATATATAATATGGAGGAATATTTTGTCATGAGAGACCTCACTGGCAGAAACAGGTTTACCACCTTGGTGAGAACCAGGCCTAAAAACTTGGCCTAGTTGTCACTGAGGGCCCCACGAAATGGAGGAGTATTAGGAGGAAGAAATCATGAGCTAAGATTGCATTgcattcaaaggggcttactaaCATACACCTCTCTGCCCCATTTTTCTACATACTTCCTTTTTTTCGGAAATGttgtaataattattattttaacaaaGGAGAACTTGACCTCAGGAAGTCCAttttgggagaagggcaggtttggaTCAGAGTCCACCTGTTGTCTAGCTGGACATTTGGCATTGCTGGTCAAAAATGCTGACCACTCTGATTTCCCATCTTTGAAAGTGCTGAGAGAGATTATTATCGTTGTTGTGTATAATTGGCAACAGCTGccttgtttaaagtggtgtgagagTGGATGGTAAAAGCTGGATTGCTATAGAAACTCGCAGAACATAGCTGTGGCCTTAGCATGGAGGTCTCAGGCCCCAATTTCTGATCCACCAAGCCATCAGCCACGTCTTGAGGTCTGCTGAGTGCTGGACAGCATCcatcctttcttcctttttctcctgGTTCCAAGTAGATCTTGTAAATTAGAGGTTGGGTTCCTTGTAAATTGTGCAGGTCTGACTTTAAGATAACTTGACTAGGCCAGATTCCATAGAGTTGTGGCCTTGAGGGTGTTAAAAGGGGTACTCCAGCCTCTGTTAACTGAAGCTCATGCTTTTATTTAATAATGAAACATTAGTTCTCtcactttttttttactgtggaaATCAACTATCTGCAATATTCTGCTGCAGTATTCAGTAGGATATAAATATGCTCCCTCCTGCCTTCCACCAGTCTGCCATATTAACACACGAGCACTGGGCTAGCAAACAAGATACTAGGCCCCAATTTTTAAATGTGACCACATcatattttattttcatatttaatATAATAAACTTTAAAACAGGTTAGCTGCCTCTACTTTTGGCTGGCTCTGCATTGATTTTTCCTCTATGGTGAATTCCTTATGACTCCCAGACCCCAAAGTGATTAGATTGTATAGGTGAGATTTCTATCATTGGGTATACTTAAAAAATGGCTAGGATAAATCTCTTGCCAGGCCACATACCTGCTCATTGCTTGTTAATCCCTACCAGATGCCAAAGTCTGAGGCATCATAGATCAACTGCTTTCAGATCAGTTTAGGGACAAATTATGCTGCTCATCCGGTAGGAACTTGATTTGAATCTGCTCTAAGGTCAGGGTGATGTGTATGTCAAGATTACACACCACCCATACACCACCCATTCACAATCTTACATTGTGAGCTCAGGTGCAGAATTTGGCAGGGCAGGGACCACTATGGGGACTGGTTTGGCGAAGTGGAGGACCTGTAATTTCCATTTAATATATCAGTGGAATTACAAACATACACAAGCTTCTAGTCCTTATGATTTTCTTGAAAAAGTGCATGGGCTGAAGATATCCAAGATGCCAAATgggtaattaaattaaattttcaCTTGGGATATACAAGGCTCTTTTGTAGCACCTTGTagccaaatcagaatgaattatgCTAAattgtaaaaaaaggggggggaggggacaggttTATGCAAAAATAAGAGTATGCAAATTTCTTGGATTTACACAACATATGTACAAGCTGCCtaatgtggggctgtccttgattCAAAGTTTGGTTGACAGTGACGTAGatgtcttattttttaaaaaaacagaaggacATACAGCTGAGTTAAATGTTACTTCCATCGCTTTGTATACCTAAGCGTGCCTACCatgggaaaaaagaaaatagttttttccccttccctctgtAGCGGCAACAGTTATTTAGAAATACAcaacctctgaacctggaggctaTATTAAGGTACCATTAATAAGAACCCTTTGCCATCTCTCCCTACCCCCAGACCTCCATGGCTGCCATCGTCCCCCGGACAGACTCTCCCGGCACGGATGTCTTTGCTATCCGTCACGGTTTCTTCATTGTTCGCTCAGACTTGGGTTGCTTCCTACAAGTACTCGACCTCTGTTTGGGGCAGGACATCAAGGTGTGGGATTTGCACCCTGCCTGCCGTGGTGGGGACCACTACTTGGGAGACCCCACCAGCTCCGCCATATACCTCCTCCGTGGGGACTCGTTCTATGAAGTGTTGGACCTGAGCTCTGAACCACCTTCAAGTGCACTCCCGTTGCACCCCAGCTGCCAAGGAGGTGACCATTATGCCTTCAGCGAGGGCCGGTTCTTTGTCTTTTTCCTGATGCGCGGCGTGGTCCTCTCCGTGGCCGACCTAGCCACTGGGGCCACAGCAAAGGAGATCTGCTTGGAGCCCACCCTTCTCCACGGACTGTATTATTATGGTGCCGATGCCACTCACCTCGCCTGCTTCAGGATGGATGAAGAAAATGGCCTCCGCTGCCATCTCTTTGCTACAACAGGACATGAGTCCTTCCCTGTCCACCCCGACGTGGTCTCTTTCCTCCCCGGTGGCCTAGCTCTCACCCATGGGGCCGCCTTTGGAGCTTGGGAGTGTCTCAAACTGATCTCCAATGCGACAGACCTGCCTATGCCCAGCAGCCATGAAATCACCCGCAGAGTTGGCTACTCAAAGCTGGCGTTCAGCCAGACATACCACATCACCGGATCTCTGGATCCAGAGTCCTTGGCTGTCTCCCTCCTCCAGCATCATTTTTCCCTCCCTGCCGCTTACGGTGGCTTGGGGCTTCGGACGGAGCAGGAAGAGTGGGAGGAGGCAGCGGAGGAAGAAGAGCCTCTGCGGGTGATCTTGCAACCCAGGCAGAAGCTCTACTGGTGGCATTACCGCCTGGGGTTAGGCAAAGAGCCCATCCTGTTCTGCCGGTCTCTGAAGGTCACCCGCACCCCCTCGCCACCTACCCATATACCTCTGCCACCGGCTGATTGTTGATGCCAGGACTAAGTGACAGGAGAGTTTAACGTTCGTTCCAGGGGGAAGGTGAAAATAAGAGCCGAACTCTCCCCTGCTCTGCTTCCTTGTTTGTTTTGTGGTTATGCCCATTTTACAgaaagtaaaagcagcagctgggtTTCTCCCAGCGTAGAAGCGGCCTGTATCATACAGGAAAGATAGACTGAGATAATTTCATGCTATAAGTCATGACATTGCTACAGCTCATAcaatataataatttttaaaaagttcatcTTGAAGCTCGTTTTTATGCATCTGGTCCTTTTTCACTCTTGCTTTTGTATCAATGGGCAAGTCAGAGAATGACACCATCTTATCGCTTGCTCACAAAAGAAAAGCCAACTTCTTAAGCTGGGGGTGATGACTATAGACTGAAGCGCTTGGGGTCCAGCTTATTTACATcagagatggagaatctgtggccctccagatgttgttcaactccaatcatccctgaccattggccatgctggctggggctgatgggaattgggagtctgAGAACATCTGAAGgagcacaggttccccaaccctttaCATTCTCCCAGTGAGAAGGTTAAGGTCATTCCCCTTTAAAAATAAGCAGCTTACGCTGGGTGAAGGTGAAGGCAAGCACCCATGCTTTGGGAGCGTGGGAAAGGTGGCTGTTTTAGGAAACTGGAATTGATATCCTGGAAAACAGGATGGGCAGAGGGCTATGGAGAGTCCCACAGGGCTAGATGTGTGGCCCGCTGGCTTTTTCTGTTGACCCATTTTGGGTTACaaccaatctctcttcccaggaattctggaaattatagctctgtgaggaataagggtctcctaacaactctcagcacccttaacaaattacagttcccaagggggaagccatgactattaaaagtGGCATAACagtactttaaatatatagcgCAGATATCTTCTCCAATTACGTTGTTTAGAAAGTTGTTTgcaatgcatttggacacctctttagatattgtaaccaaattttgcatgatcatTCCACAGATCAAGGAGAGGGTTTTTGTCTCTGTTTGCAcagaattggatgccattttgaagatGGCaggctgaacctttcaaaactgcactgattttttttggtttcttacaattcccaagcaacactGGATACAAGGCTGCTACTCTGATAAAATTTCACTGCCAAATTCCATCATTTCGTAAGTGAATGTTGGTCAAAAGAAAACAGatttatttttcagtttttaaaaacagtcCAGTTTTTTACATCACTAAAAAGCaaacatttcttcttcttttccttgaTTGGAAATCTGGATATTTTGCAATTTTATATGTAAAAGAGAATAATTTTCCTTTCAATTTTGTTAGgaaattaatatatatttaaaaattaatgatttagTATCCCACACCGAGATAGTCCACTGCAATCTACATTTTGGATTTTAAAAGCTCAAAATAAAATTAGTTTTTGTTACTGTCTTAAAATCTGGAAACCATGCTCAGCAATGTTTAAGGGACAAATTATTTAAAACGTAAATTAGTTCATGTGACAGCATCTTGTTCAGCCTAAATCATCATCTAAAATAGTGTTTGCTTCTTAATTTGTCTCCTTTTTGCCTCCCTGCCAAATGGCAATTTCCTCTATCACCTGGAAGGCAGTTAAGGCTTTCcaaggagtttatttatttatttatttagtcctaAAACATCTAAAACTTCCCTAAATTGGTCTGCAGTTAGTATAACTGTCATGGCTATTATCCCACAGATCCAAGGAATGGTAATATTGTGTGGAGGCTTGAGAATCCTGCTAGGAATCCTCCTTGTGGAACAATTCCCACAATTCCTTGGTAGTGGGAGGAGACCATGACAGTTCAGTCAATTAATTTCACAGTGAAGACTTCCCCTATCATGAACCACAGGGGTGTATTGCTTTGCCTTGGGATAGCCAACATGctgtcctccagacattgctgaacgccaactcccatcagcctcaggcagcataacTAATAGTCGGGGATGAagggcgttgtagtccaacaacatccatccAGAAGGCACCACTACTGGCTACCCCTCTGTGCAGTAACATAACCCTGAGTGCATGAGTTTTTGGAAAGGAGAAGAATTTTTGCTACTGGCTAATGAGGGTGCCATCAGTGGTTCCGTCGTTTTGGAACTAAAGGGTTGGGTTATTTTTACAAACTTCTACTACAGCAGTGTTAGGCAGCAAAACGTTCTTCCGCATCTCTCCCTTTCGGCGGCAGGTGGTACTAAAAACCAATCACACCAGTGAGCGAGCCCATCCTGCAAGAAGGTTCGTAGATAGATACACCAAAACTCCCTTTTCTCTGTTGAAGTTTCTTTGTTGAAGTTTGCTGGCTC belongs to Rhineura floridana isolate rRhiFlo1 chromosome 11, rRhiFlo1.hap2, whole genome shotgun sequence and includes:
- the LOC133367181 gene encoding uncharacterized protein LOC133367181, translated to MAAIVPRTDSPGTDVFAIRHGFFIVRSDLGCFLQVLDLCLGQDIKVWDLHPACRGGDHYLGDPTSSAIYLLRGDSFYEVLDLSSEPPSSALPLHPSCQGGDHYAFSEGRFFVFFLMRGVVLSVADLATGATAKEICLEPTLLHGLYYYGADATHLACFRMDEENGLRCHLFATTGHESFPVHPDVVSFLPGGLALTHGAAFGAWECLKLISNATDLPMPSSHEITRRVGYSKLAFSQTYHITGSLDPESLAVSLLQHHFSLPAAYGGLGLRTEQEEWEEAAEEEEPLRVILQPRQKLYWWHYRLGLGKEPILFCRSLKVTRTPSPPTHIPLPPADC